ttaaaaaaaatactaatctCAACTTGCCTTTCTATTTGACTGTGACTATTCAGCAAGTAATGTGAGTTGGGCAGGCAAAAACCTCTCTGTTGATATTGATATTCTACATTCCGAATCAATAAGACACAACAATATCTGTGCTTCTATAAAGGACAAGATTGTCCTTGGCAAGTTGTAAAATATAGAAGCAAAACATAAAACCTTCTTGGAGCAAACAAAGATGCTATAAGCAACACATAGTCTTTAAGTGTGAAGTTTGAGGAGCATGAGTGAACGAACCTTTTCTTATGGGCTACAGACAAATCTCTCCAATTTTGTGGGGGCATATACTAGTGAGGAAAAGTAAATGTGTTGTACCCATCAGTGAAACAAACTCTCAAACAACAAGTTTTTGGGATATTATTGCAATATTTGAGCACAAAGTTTGCATGTGGCTAGTGGCTACTAAATTTCACTTTTCAAAAGACAAAAAGGTCCTGCCTTAGTTTATATCTAATCAAATTGCCTCTTACTAAACAAAATTGAACATTCTGAATGACCCCAACATTGTATTGTTGCGTTTCAAGCCCAAGTCATGAAGATTGTTTGTTGTATGTTGTACTTCAATTGTGTGTAGATTGCCTACGATCTTCTTATTTGCTTTGTTTCATTCAGGAGATGGACCTTGTCCAAATGAAACAAAGGGGAAAAAGAAGAGCCAAGGGAGCACTGACCACGTCAGATTCCAAACTTCTATTTGTGATACGCATTGGAGGGCAAGTTCATTATTTTGTTATCACAGTTATACTCTTTTGGCTGGTTTGGCCTTCCTTAGGGTCCTAATATTTGTGATTCACTGCAGGAAAAGTGATATGCATCCAAGAACAAGAAAGGCTTTATACTCTTTGCGGTTGCGAAAAATCTTCAGTGGGGTCTTTGTAAAGGCAAATGAAAGAACAGTGGAGATTCTACAAAAGGTGGAGCCTTTTGTCACATATGGGTATGTATACTTAATTTATGATTGCTGCAATGGTGTTCGCTCAGTTCATCTCCTTACTGGATATCCTTGAATTACACTTACCTCTTATCAATTAATACCAGACCTTATGCTTGCTGGGACGGATGACCTTTTCAACGTTTTTTCCTAATTTCACCTTGGTCACATTTACTACTTCATGTAACTTGATGATCTGCACCAGTAACTAAGTAGGGACCAGAACATAAGTTcaatttatttccaaaaaatgCCCCCTCCATCTTCTGAAGGGGCTAATCACGTGGTTTATGTTGCATGATTTAGGCTCCACTCGAAAGTCTTTAACGCATATATGTCTCTTAAGCATTGGGTTATGGTTTTTAATTCTCTGTGGTTAAAATGCATATTGCTTCAGTATAATACATATCCTAATTGGAAACCCATGCATGCCGTGCTAGCATTAGTTGTTAACGAGCAAATTTCTAGTAAATACTGTGAATACAAGGTGGAACAAATACAAGAAGTGCCAATTTTaatgattaaataaaataaaattattttgccATAGAGGAAGATGCTGTGGGAACTATAATCTTATGTTTCTGTAATTCATGCTATTGTTGTGAGTACCATCTTTTTTGAGGAAGACATTAAATTACCTCttatcatttcttattttctcatgGCCAACTATCCTAACTTCTATCCAGGTTAGAGCAGTCTTTACCTTGATTGGATTTTCTAACTAGTTATTCAGCTTTTGTATAGCTGTTTTCCCTATTCATTATCCCCATCTGTCTTGAATTTATGTGAATCTGTTTCCTTTTTAGTCGGTTTAAAAAAAGGAAGGCACCTTTCTAAATTTGGAAGCAATTTAATTTAAACTTCCCATTTTATCATTAATGAGAATCTTTTATAACCACACAATTGTTATGATAcatttaagaccacaagtttcaaatgttttataacCGCACAAATgttatgacatgtttaagatcacaaggtCCAAAAGTCTACATTTCTTTCTTAACCTCCAAGTCCAGTAAAAAAGATACACCTAATTTGAAACAGATGGATAGTTATTTGTTCATGAGTATATGGCAGTTTTCCCCATTAAAAGAAGTAAAAGGTTCTATCTTCAGTTTCTCTTTTTGATAGTCAAAGTTCTCCATGTAAAAGGGGAACATCAGAGTTTTGATCTCTTTAACCCATTGTATATCTGATCAAACACCACTACTTCATTTGGAGGTTGGGCGTTCTACTTTCCTATCATCTCTAAATGGATGTTCATCTTCCAGTCATGAGTTCTTTAAATTATGACATAAACAAGAAAGTTCTGCCATGCCATGTATTATGTAGCCGTAGGAGTCACATTCGTCCACCTTTACACTGGCTAAAGGGAACTACTTTATACTTATAATGATGTGTAGTTTGTTTGTCGggaacaacctctctaccttcactaGGGATAAGGTTGcgtacacaccaccctccccaGGGTTCAATTGTGGggttacactgggtatgttgttgttgttacgCTGTGTGGTTTGATGAGGACATTCAATTTGGATTAGTAGGAGTTAGAGGCAGGACATACTGATCCTTATGATGCAAAACTAACGCATGTGATGCCAAACCGCCTTACCAACAATGTGCTTTTTTCTTTGAAGCTACCCCAATCTGAAGAGCGTGAAAGATCTGATTTACAAGAAAGGTTCTGGAAAAATCGACAATCAGAGGGTGCCTTTGACTAGCAATGACATTGTTGAACAGGTGCCtttgtttccattttttttaccATCACATAACTACAATAGTTGAATTCACCACTCTTTGTTTTGTGAGCATTCCTGCATTGTCTCAACTACTTATTTTGGCAGACACTGGGCCAGTATGGCATTATATGCTTAGAGGACGTTGTGAGAGAGATTGCTAGTGTTGGTCCACACTTCAAGGAGGTCACTAGCTTTCTATGCCCCTTTGCTCTCACCAAGCCAGAGAAAGCTTTGCAGGGTAAGAAGAAACGATACAATGATGGTGGCGATTCAGGAAATCGTGAGGATCACATCAATGAGTTGATCTCTAAGATGAATTAGCATAGACACCCGGGTTTCCAGATCAAATTTTTGTTGAGTGTTATAATATAGTTTTGGTATGGGTTATTGTAAAAGATGGAGCACTTTAATCACTATCCTTCCTCCGCCCATTCATGTCACGTATCTCACAAGCTTAGTAATTGGTTGCTGCTTATTTCTGTCTCAAGCCATTAAAAGTTATCATTGTATCTTCTTTCCGCTACTTAATCAGAT
Above is a genomic segment from Solanum stenotomum isolate F172 unplaced genomic scaffold, ASM1918654v1 scaffold3624, whole genome shotgun sequence containing:
- the LOC125852508 gene encoding 60S ribosomal protein L7-2-like, coding for MADEVPQPLNYIPEVILKKRKNNEEWAIRRKLQLEQKVRKLKSDSFVIKKPEQFIREYRDKEMDLVQMKQRGKRRAKGALTTSDSKLLFVIRIGGKSDMHPRTRKALYSLRLRKIFSGVFVKANERTVEILQKVEPFVTYGYPNLKSVKDLIYKKGSGKIDNQRVPLTSNDIVEQTLGQYGIICLEDVVREIASVGPHFKEVTSFLCPFALTKPEKALQGKKKRYNDGGDSGNREDHINELISKMN